The Calditerrivibrio sp. region CTAAATTTTACAAATGATAAAAGGGGACTACTCCCCTTTATCATGTTTGTCTTTTTCTGATCTCTGAAACCTGTTCTCCACCTATACCATAATTTTCCATATCAACCTCTTCAATAATCACCACTGTTGTCTTTTCTCCCCTACCCATCACCTCGACAAAAGCAGAAGTAATCTTCCGAATCAACACTCTCTTTTGCTCAGTAGTTGCTCCACCATGTTCTTTTGTCATCTTAACTGTAATAACTGGCATAACGCCTCCTTTGTAAGATATAAAGAAAAATCATAATTATACCACCTAAAAATATAGACAAAGATGCCAGTGCAATCGGACTATAAAAGCTCCTTGTTTTATCAGCTAAATAGCCTCCTATAATAGGTCCTAATATCTGACCAAAACTAAAAAATATAGTTAATACAGAGGTTGTATTCCTAATATTAGTTATCTCCTTTGCCACTACAAAAGAAAGGGATACAATACCTAAAAAAGTCCCCCCAAGACCTAATGCTGATATAAATAGGTACAAATAAGAAAATTTTATCAATGGCAGTGCCACACATATACATTGCAAAAAATACAAAAAAACTAATATCAAAACATTACCAACCTTCTTCCCCAAAATCCCCCACAATGGTGTAAAAATTGAAGCACCCAAACCAACCACCACCCAAACCAACCCAGATAAAAAAGATGAGCCCTCCACCCTGTAAACAAGAGCTGACACAAACGTACCAGTTATAATATACCCAAAACCCTCTAAGAAATATGCAATGGTAACTAATTTCACAGGTAGATTATTTCCTTTGATATCTTGGCATGTATCCATCTGTCTTGTCTGTTCAGGTGTTTTAGGAACTGTGGCATAAACAACTATCGCAGGTAAGATACTCAAAAGCCCCATAAGTAACCATATTTTTGATGAACTAAAAAACTTACCCAAAAAAGGTATTGTCATCCCAGACATAACCATACCAATACCAATGCCACTGAAAATAAAACCCGAAAGATGTCCAAAACCACTCTTTATTAGATAGTTTATAACGAAATCTGATCCATATATAAGTATCAGAGCACTACAAAAACCTGCCCAAAACCTCACTAAAAACCAAAATACAACACTTTCAAATACCATAAGTGATATGGTAATAACAGAGATAACCACCGAAATCCTAAATAAAATAAACTTTTTCGAATTATCTTTCAATGTAATCGCGAATATAGCCCCAAGTAGATATCCAAAAAGATTTACAGAAGCCAAAGAACCAGATATAAAGTCAGACAATGAAAACTCCCTTTGCATTAAAGGTAGTATTGGAGTATAGACAAACCGTGATATCCCCATCCCTAAAAATAACGAACAAAATCCACCAAATAAAACCGATATAATGTCTAAATTTAGTTTTTTCATAAAAAAAGACGGAGTAACAGATACTCCGCCATATCAAGCTTTTCTAACCCCTATAATTGGGATCTGAATATCGTATTTCTCTAAAAGTACGCCCACTAAAAAGATGAAAAAGCCCACAAAAGTGAAGTAATCTGGCATTAGCATCAATATACCACCAACAATATATAAGATCCTCTCAAGTGGTGTGGATTTTTTCTTCCAATACCCCAACACACCTGCTTCAAGGGCAAACATCGCCACAGAAGCACCTAAAAAGATAAATAGAATACTCCAGAAATCCCCTTTCATAAGGTATTGGGGTACAAATATGAAAAAGAAGGGCATAATATATCCACCTATACCAAGCTTCATAGAGTACCATGCTGCCTTTAACCAGCTACCACCAGAAATGGCTGTAGTAGTAAACACAGCAATACAAACAGGGGGAGTAAGACCAGACTTAATTGCAAAGTAGAATATAAACATGTGGGCTGCAAGGGGATCCACTTTCATCTGCGTAAGAGCTGGTACTAACACAGCAGCTGCCACCACATAAGCTGCTGTAGTGGTCATACCCATACCTAATATCATAGAGGTAAGCATGGTAGCTACAAGTGCCAGAAATACATTGTGTCCAGAAATTTCGATAATTATCTCAGAGACCTTTACACCAAAACCTGTCATCGATATGAGGGTAACCACAATCTGTACACATGACATCATTACCATCAGCCAGGCAAGAGCCTTTACTACACCTTCAAACAATCCACCATAGATATCCTTAATCCTCTTTACAATTTCATCTTTAACCAGTTTTCCTCCAAAAAATGTGTAGTATATTACAGATACAACAATTGCCCATGCTGCACACACCTGTGGAGGGAAAAACATGAATAGTAAAACACCAAGTGTACCAATTGGCAGGAAAAAGCCTAAAATATTACCTGGCTTAAAAACCTCTCTTACCTTAGGCATAAGCTCAGGTGGAATCTTACCCATGCCAGTTTTACCAGCCTCGATCCATATCCCAGCAGAAATACCAATAAAGTAAATCAGGGCCGGAACAGTCCCCGCAATCATGATAGAGGTATAAGGGATATTTAAAAATTCCGCCATGACAAAACAGCCAGCACCCATAATGGGGGGCATGATCTGTCCCCCAGACGATGCCGAAGCCTCTACAGCGGATGCAAACTCCCTTGAAAAACCAAACCGCTTCATCAAAGGGATTGTAAAAGAACCTGTTGTTGCAGCATTTGCCACCGAAGAACCACTAAGCATACCAAAAAGGGAGCTAGAGATAACTGCAACATGCCCAGGTCCACCCCTAATTTTCCCTCCCGCATAAGTGGAAAGATCCATAACCGTCTTACCTACACCAGTAGCAAATAAAATGGGACCAAAGATTATAAACGGTGCAATTATTCGGCTTGCCATATCTGTGAGCATTCCCCATATCCCTTCCGTCATCATGAAGAGCTGATACATTATATCGATATAATCAAAGCCCGGATGAGCAAATCTCCCTGGGATATAAGGACCATAAATAGTATAAACAATGAAAAAAATAACCAGTATAGGTATAACCCATCCCAAAGCTCTTCTTGTCCCCTCAATTAGCGCTACAACCAATATAACAGCCATTAAAAGCTCTAAGTCATTTATACTTCCTGGATTTCTAACTATAGTTTCCCAGTTTATCATTACATAAAAACATGGAATTATACTGAGGACTATAAACAAAAGGTCAAGTACCGATGGAGCTTTTTCTGTACCAGTGATCAAGATATTTAAGAACTTGTTGTTAAACTCCTTTTTAATCATCGGATAAACCAGAAACACTATAGCAAGACCAATAGAAAGTGAGATACCACCTTGTAGTAGAGGATGAAGGGAATAAAGAAGGGAGGTCCACATAACAAAGCCTCCCCAAGCCAAAACAAGTGTAGCTAACAAATATTTCCAAAACCCTTCTAACTTTCTCATAATAAATACCTTACTACTTCTTATCTGTTACTATTAAACTCATCTCTTTGTAACTACCCTGGTTACCAATAATCTCCAATTTATATGTTCCAGGTTTGGCCATCATTGGGATAGACGTCTTGACACTTATATTACCCTTGTCATCTGCAGTAATCACATCCACTTTTTCCGTACCAAGACCAATTTTTTCTCCTGCACTAAGTGTTAATATGATATCTATCTCCTCACCACTTTTAAAACCAGTTCCATCTATGCTTATTTGGGTTAGTGCTGGCCCAGAAGGAGGTGTTATCTTAACATCTATGTTACTTGCTATAGCGATACCACTAATAAAAACCAAAAACATTAAACTAAAGATAGATTTTCTCATGGTTTACCTCCATATTGTCGTTAATTAAGAAAGGGGAGTTTACCCCCTTTTATTACTTCATCCCTGGAGGAAGGAGCTTTGCAGGGACATTTACTTTTAACACTTCCCTATAAAACTTCACAGCACCTGGATGTAAGGGTACATTCAGGTACTTTTCAGCCATACCAAACATATCATCGAAATTCCCCTCTTTAAGGGTTGCAAGGGGGGTAACTATATCTTTTCTGTTATCCCACACAGCTTTTACTATTTTATACACAACATCGTCTGGAAGATCTTTATCAACAAAATCTGCCACAACGTAAGCAAGACTGTTCTGTTCTTTCTTTACACTTTTGAACAAACCTGCAGGTATCTTCATTGCAAGTCCCTGACCAGGATACACTTTATTAAAATTATCTATGAGCTTTTGATCAACATCGAATACTACAATATCCATGTTTGATTCGAGATCAAGAATTGCAGAGTCTTTAAAACCAGCCTTGAACCATGCCTTTACTACTCCGGACTTAAGGGCATCCACACTTGCCCCTATACCCATCATTTTATAGTTTGGGGTAATATTGTTAGCTTTGAAAAACAGTTCAACCACTCTACCTGAAGTGGTACCTGGGTTCATAGCAAAATCAACCCCAGAAAGACCAGTAACAGATTTTATATTAGCTTTTTCAGCAGCCACGATATGAATCGGAGTTATATATCCGCCCCACAAGGCTCTAAGGTTTGGGTTCTTTTTCCCCTCATAGTCAATGATACCCATATAGTTAGCATAAGCTGCTGCCGCATCAGCTGGCCCTATATGAATAGATTTTCTCTGAAGCCTACTTAAGTTTTCAACAAAACCACCTGTTTCCACAACAGTGACCTCAATTTCACCTGGATATGTGCTGTTTACAACCTTAGCCATTGCAACCGTATTGGCATACAAACCTGACCTGACAGAAGTAGCTCCCCATTTTATAAAAGTTTTTTTAGCGTAGGCAAAATCTGAAAACGAAACAGTTAAAAATAGGGATATCAAAAAACTAAGAAAAGATTTGGACAACATAGATGCACCTCCACTGTTTTGATATATATATTTTAACAAAAAAAACGATTTCAGTAAATAAAAAAATATGCTATTATAAACAATAGCACAGAAAAAAGTTTTTACACCCCTCTCAATCAACCATATACAAGCAGTTTTAGTTAGAACATCTTTATAAAAAAACTGCTTATCACTTAAAAGTTTTATTTGTCAACATACAATTTATCGTGACTTTTACCGCCAGTATACCAATCCGTTTTGGGTCTATCATCATACACCACAGTCACAGCCTCAGGGGGACAACCCAGATTCTTAACAAAAACCTCTGTGATATCCTTTGCTATATTATCCTTTACCTCTTTGCTTTTCCCCTGCCACATCTCTACCCTAACCACTGGCATAGAATACCTCCACCACCTAAGGCATAACAAATTTAAAGTTTTTAGGCTTAACAGTCAAAACAGGACAAGGGGATTTTCTGACAACTTTCTCAGCTGTGCTACCGAAAAGAACATGCTCAAGACCAGTCCTACCATGAGTACCTATTATTATTAGATCAGCTTTCATATCTTTAGCCTCACTGATAATCTCAACAAAAGCTGTACCTTTTAGCATTTTCACATCATAAGTAACCTCTTTTAATTCGGGAAAATGAGCTAAAAATTCATCCATCTGTTTTTTAGCTGATTCTTCCAACTCTTGATCAAGATTTTGAAAAGTTACCTGAGGCAAATAAAACGCCACAATCTGACTCTCATCAAAAATAACGTGAACTATTCTCAGCTCTGCCCCAAAATTTTTTGCAAACTCAATGGCATACTGCATAGCATATTTTGATGTTTCAGAAAAATCTGTCGGCACTAAAATCTTTTTAATATTTATCATAATCAACCTCCACTACTTTTTCTAATTATATACTAAGGTGAAAAAATAAACAATCGCTTTTAAATATACCTCAAGCAGACCATTTAATAATCACCCCACAAGAATAAAATCAGCTTCCAAGTAATCATAGTTTACTTTAAACAAGGATACTTTAACCCTATCACCGAGCTTTAGTTTAATTTTCTTTTTCTTCCCCATAAAGATATTCTGGCTTTCCAAATAATAGTAATTATCTCCCAGCATATTTTCAATGGAAACAAATCCTGTGAGGAGGAATTTATCAAGATAAACAAATATACCGTTTGGGGTTAGCCTGTTTATATAAGCGTCAAAAACAGCATCAGTGTGGGACTGAAGAAATTTAAGCTTTTTATAAAGATGTATCTCCCTTTCCGCTTCCTCTGCTAATTGCTCTGTTCTGGATGAATTTATAGCTGCACCATCAAGGTACTCCTCATCGTAATCAAAATTATATCCAAACAATTTTCTCTTTACAAGTCTGTGAACCACTAAATCAGGGTATCTCCTAATAGGACTTGTAAAATGTGTATAACACTGAGAAGATAAGCCGAAGTGACCCGTGTTATCAGGGGAATATAAAGCCTTTTGCATAGTCCTGACCAACATGGAACTTAAAAGGTAACCAAAAGGAGATCTACTTATCTTTTCAGACAACATCTGAATCGATTTTGGGTCAAATCCGTCTACATCTTCCACATCTATACCATATAAATGACACAATGAGGTAAACTCTTTTAGTTTATCGGCATCAGGAACACCATGAACCCGAAACATGCTCCTATTATAATTTTTCTCAAGAAACTCAGCCACTACTTCATTTGCCTCAATCATAAAAAACTCGATTAATCTATGGGATATTTTTCTCTCAAGGGGCTTGATATCCACCATATCCCCTTCATCATCAAAATAAAATTCCACCTCCGGTAGATCAAAATCGATCATACCATCTAACTTTCTTCTACTCATGAGCTTTTCTAACAACTCCAATCCATAGATTACAAGATCGTTTAACCTTTTGTCTTCAGAAAGTACTTTTTTTTCTATAAGATCATTCACAAAATTGTATGTCAGTCTATAATCACTATTTATGATAGACTGATGAAACTTGGAAAACAACCTATTACCACTATCATCGTAATCTATCTCAACCGTAAGAGCCAATCTATCCACATTTGGCTTAAGACTACACATCTCATTAGAAAGCTCCTCAGGTAGCATCGGTATAGCAAACTCAGGAAAATATATACTTGTGCCCCGCCTATATGCCTCCTTATCCACTTTACTACCAGCTCTTACAAAATGAGCCACATCGGCAATATGAACATAGAGCTTATAACCGTTATTCGTTTTCATGATAGATATAGCATCATCAAAATCCCTCGCTGTTTCACCATCTATTGTGACTGTGAAAAGATCGCGAAAATCCTCCCTTTTACCTGGATATT contains the following coding sequences:
- a CDS encoding tautomerase family protein, with the protein product MPVVRVEMWQGKSKEVKDNIAKDITEVFVKNLGCPPEAVTVVYDDRPKTDWYTGGKSHDKLYVDK
- a CDS encoding YbfB/YjiJ family MFS transporter, which codes for MKKLNLDIISVLFGGFCSLFLGMGISRFVYTPILPLMQREFSLSDFISGSLASVNLFGYLLGAIFAITLKDNSKKFILFRISVVISVITISLMVFESVVFWFLVRFWAGFCSALILIYGSDFVINYLIKSGFGHLSGFIFSGIGIGMVMSGMTIPFLGKFFSSSKIWLLMGLLSILPAIVVYATVPKTPEQTRQMDTCQDIKGNNLPVKLVTIAYFLEGFGYIITGTFVSALVYRVEGSSFLSGLVWVVVGLGASIFTPLWGILGKKVGNVLILVFLYFLQCICVALPLIKFSYLYLFISALGLGGTFLGIVSLSFVVAKEITNIRNTTSVLTIFFSFGQILGPIIGGYLADKTRSFYSPIALASLSIFLGGIIMIFLYILQRRRYASYYS
- a CDS encoding TAXI family TRAP transporter solute-binding subunit, which encodes MLSKSFLSFLISLFLTVSFSDFAYAKKTFIKWGATSVRSGLYANTVAMAKVVNSTYPGEIEVTVVETGGFVENLSRLQRKSIHIGPADAAAAYANYMGIIDYEGKKNPNLRALWGGYITPIHIVAAEKANIKSVTGLSGVDFAMNPGTTSGRVVELFFKANNITPNYKMMGIGASVDALKSGVVKAWFKAGFKDSAILDLESNMDIVVFDVDQKLIDNFNKVYPGQGLAMKIPAGLFKSVKKEQNSLAYVVADFVDKDLPDDVVYKIVKAVWDNRKDIVTPLATLKEGNFDDMFGMAEKYLNVPLHPGAVKFYREVLKVNVPAKLLPPGMK
- the rnr gene encoding ribonuclease R — its product is MGKKRSKDKVKRKEQELLVGKVDLAVDGYGFFIPDNPDLPDVFIPKSKLNGASHKDIVKVQIEVFKGKKEARVVEIIERGYSKIIGRVEKSRFFAYVIPFVKRFGFDIYIPKRYADDLKDDDVVICEITKYPEKNRNPEGKVHKILGNLADKGIENIIVLEKYEIRREFPKSVQKAVKRDVLELIKYPGKREDFRDLFTVTIDGETARDFDDAISIMKTNNGYKLYVHIADVAHFVRAGSKVDKEAYRRGTSIYFPEFAIPMLPEELSNEMCSLKPNVDRLALTVEIDYDDSGNRLFSKFHQSIINSDYRLTYNFVNDLIEKKVLSEDKRLNDLVIYGLELLEKLMSRRKLDGMIDFDLPEVEFYFDDEGDMVDIKPLERKISHRLIEFFMIEANEVVAEFLEKNYNRSMFRVHGVPDADKLKEFTSLCHLYGIDVEDVDGFDPKSIQMLSEKISRSPFGYLLSSMLVRTMQKALYSPDNTGHFGLSSQCYTHFTSPIRRYPDLVVHRLVKRKLFGYNFDYDEEYLDGAAINSSRTEQLAEEAEREIHLYKKLKFLQSHTDAVFDAYINRLTPNGIFVYLDKFLLTGFVSIENMLGDNYYYLESQNIFMGKKKKIKLKLGDRVKVSLFKVNYDYLEADFILVG
- a CDS encoding 4-oxalocrotonate tautomerase family protein, with the protein product MPVITVKMTKEHGGATTEQKRVLIRKITSAFVEVMGRGEKTTVVIIEEVDMENYGIGGEQVSEIRKRQT
- a CDS encoding TRAP transporter fused permease subunit, whose protein sequence is MRKLEGFWKYLLATLVLAWGGFVMWTSLLYSLHPLLQGGISLSIGLAIVFLVYPMIKKEFNNKFLNILITGTEKAPSVLDLLFIVLSIIPCFYVMINWETIVRNPGSINDLELLMAVILVVALIEGTRRALGWVIPILVIFFIVYTIYGPYIPGRFAHPGFDYIDIMYQLFMMTEGIWGMLTDMASRIIAPFIIFGPILFATGVGKTVMDLSTYAGGKIRGGPGHVAVISSSLFGMLSGSSVANAATTGSFTIPLMKRFGFSREFASAVEASASSGGQIMPPIMGAGCFVMAEFLNIPYTSIMIAGTVPALIYFIGISAGIWIEAGKTGMGKIPPELMPKVREVFKPGNILGFFLPIGTLGVLLFMFFPPQVCAAWAIVVSVIYYTFFGGKLVKDEIVKRIKDIYGGLFEGVVKALAWLMVMMSCVQIVVTLISMTGFGVKVSEIIIEISGHNVFLALVATMLTSMILGMGMTTTAAYVVAAAVLVPALTQMKVDPLAAHMFIFYFAIKSGLTPPVCIAVFTTTAISGGSWLKAAWYSMKLGIGGYIMPFFFIFVPQYLMKGDFWSILFIFLGASVAMFALEAGVLGYWKKKSTPLERILYIVGGILMLMPDYFTFVGFFIFLVGVLLEKYDIQIPIIGVRKA
- a CDS encoding universal stress protein produces the protein MINIKKILVPTDFSETSKYAMQYAIEFAKNFGAELRIVHVIFDESQIVAFYLPQVTFQNLDQELEESAKKQMDEFLAHFPELKEVTYDVKMLKGTAFVEIISEAKDMKADLIIIGTHGRTGLEHVLFGSTAEKVVRKSPCPVLTVKPKNFKFVMP